In Leptospira bourretii, a genomic segment contains:
- a CDS encoding ABC transporter permease, whose product MKVSLFRFYLKRELFSRFRYSVLIVVSITLGVGSVIGIHSYKDNTANAIKKEAKSIMGADIALQSPQEITKTAEKLVETSLPKGSETSASIQFLSMISNESGEENSLSFIKAVETNYPFYGEMKTEPESAYRNLKPSQVLLDKSLVENLKLKLGDRVRLGDSLLVLAGVVVKEPGAVGSFVGSAPGSIILRDTANRTGLVQRGSRIRYTIYAKFPETVDSLGWKDKEFEALIKEDLTIYHNTEVNSGSQQFIKNTFDYMALLALAGFFLGAISVYTAVRTRLLEKRNEIAILMCLGAKPNVILLLVFAEIFILSILGTTLGLVLGYGIQSILPDISGLMSVETGIAFGLSFSSLLWSVVLGVVLPLLISIPLVLETRSVKPLAALKEVESQTSGKLSTSKWQFGSFLLIYLLFTSLAVLETESIFKGILFTLVLLTLPVLVYGLYILFGLLITKISKWGWLSKEWSLVTKKVTRKSGALRLSIIGLGSALFILTLSLILQESLLELSGAREIERRPNMFLLDIRETQKDDLLTAVKAFPVEKQYLAPVIGARLSKVNGEPIKKEDTIKNAMDRNWRATARTREYFLSYRDELYDTEEVTKGSWWDESRRNEISVERDFAGYLQAGVGDELTFNVQGREVSGKISNLRSVNWADMKPNFVVLFSKGILEKAPRFYIVSLLIDSSEDRYQLQKVIVNRFPNITVIDTEKTIQAFMGILEKVTQMMALMTAFILAASFVLVFTTLYASQSERKREFALLRVIGANSRFMVKHFLREALLVSVISFLLGLVYSIVSNEVLNRSVLELRSVYPYGQLMFVFLGICLVTVSLYTLGLFSFFRMPTKTVLKEIK is encoded by the coding sequence ATGAAAGTTTCCCTTTTTCGTTTTTACTTAAAACGTGAGCTTTTTTCTCGGTTTCGGTATTCTGTACTCATTGTAGTTTCCATTACCCTCGGTGTGGGTTCTGTGATTGGAATCCATTCCTATAAAGACAATACGGCAAATGCCATCAAAAAAGAAGCAAAATCGATTATGGGGGCCGATATCGCCCTCCAATCCCCCCAAGAAATCACAAAAACAGCAGAAAAATTGGTCGAAACAAGTCTTCCCAAGGGTTCAGAGACCAGTGCTTCCATCCAGTTTTTATCCATGATTTCCAATGAATCGGGGGAAGAAAACTCCCTTAGTTTCATCAAGGCGGTGGAAACCAATTACCCTTTTTACGGGGAAATGAAAACCGAACCGGAGTCCGCGTATCGTAATTTAAAACCAAGCCAAGTTCTTCTCGATAAATCTCTCGTGGAAAATCTCAAACTAAAACTTGGAGACCGTGTTCGTTTGGGTGATAGTTTACTTGTGTTAGCTGGTGTTGTGGTAAAAGAACCAGGTGCTGTCGGTTCCTTTGTGGGATCGGCTCCAGGATCCATCATTTTGAGAGATACAGCAAACAGGACAGGGCTTGTCCAACGAGGAAGTCGCATTCGTTATACCATTTATGCCAAATTTCCGGAAACTGTAGACAGTTTGGGTTGGAAGGACAAAGAGTTTGAAGCACTCATCAAAGAAGATTTAACCATCTATCACAATACAGAAGTCAATTCGGGATCCCAACAGTTTATCAAAAACACTTTTGATTATATGGCACTCCTCGCCCTTGCTGGCTTTTTTTTAGGAGCCATTTCTGTTTATACAGCCGTGAGGACTCGGTTACTCGAAAAACGAAATGAAATTGCGATCTTAATGTGTCTTGGTGCCAAACCGAATGTGATTTTACTTTTGGTTTTTGCTGAAATATTCATTTTATCAATACTTGGAACCACTCTTGGGCTTGTCCTTGGCTATGGGATCCAGTCCATCTTACCTGATATCAGTGGTCTGATGTCAGTCGAAACTGGAATTGCCTTTGGCCTTTCTTTCTCTTCTCTTTTATGGAGTGTGGTGCTTGGAGTGGTGTTGCCACTTCTTATCTCTATTCCCCTTGTATTAGAAACAAGATCGGTAAAACCTTTGGCAGCATTAAAAGAAGTGGAATCACAAACCAGTGGAAAACTTTCCACATCCAAATGGCAATTTGGATCTTTCCTTTTGATTTATCTTTTGTTTACCAGTCTAGCCGTGCTCGAAACAGAAAGTATCTTTAAAGGAATTTTGTTTACATTGGTTCTATTAACCTTACCTGTTCTTGTGTACGGATTGTACATTTTGTTTGGGCTTCTCATCACAAAAATTTCTAAATGGGGATGGTTATCCAAAGAATGGAGCCTCGTGACAAAAAAAGTCACACGTAAATCAGGAGCTTTACGACTTTCGATCATTGGACTTGGATCTGCACTGTTTATCCTCACCTTATCACTCATTTTACAAGAGAGTTTACTGGAACTGAGTGGCGCTCGTGAGATTGAACGTAGGCCCAATATGTTCCTTTTGGACATCCGAGAGACACAAAAGGATGATCTCCTAACTGCAGTTAAAGCTTTTCCTGTGGAAAAACAATACTTAGCTCCTGTCATTGGAGCAAGGCTTTCCAAGGTCAATGGAGAACCCATTAAAAAAGAAGATACCATCAAAAACGCTATGGATCGCAATTGGCGCGCCACCGCAAGAACTCGGGAATACTTTTTATCCTACCGAGATGAGTTGTATGATACAGAAGAGGTGACCAAAGGTTCCTGGTGGGACGAATCGAGGCGCAATGAAATCTCCGTAGAACGTGATTTTGCTGGGTATTTGCAGGCGGGAGTGGGTGATGAGCTGACTTTCAATGTCCAAGGCCGTGAAGTTTCTGGAAAAATTTCGAACCTTCGTTCGGTGAACTGGGCTGATATGAAACCAAACTTTGTAGTTTTATTTTCCAAAGGAATTTTGGAGAAGGCTCCTCGGTTTTATATCGTTTCCTTACTCATTGATTCTAGTGAAGACAGATACCAATTACAAAAGGTCATTGTGAACCGATTTCCCAATATCACCGTGATTGATACGGAAAAAACCATCCAAGCATTTATGGGAATTTTGGAAAAGGTGACACAGATGATGGCTCTGATGACTGCTTTTATCTTAGCTGCATCCTTTGTTCTGGTATTTACAACCTTGTATGCGAGCCAATCGGAAAGAAAACGGGAATTTGCTTTGTTACGAGTGATTGGTGCGAACAGCCGTTTTATGGTAAAACATTTTTTACGAGAAGCACTACTGGTTTCTGTGATTTCGTTTTTACTGGGACTTGTTTATTCCATTGTTTCCAACGAGGTTCTCAACCGTTCGGTTTTAGAACTAAGAAGTGTTTATCCTTACGGACAATTGATGTTTGTGTTTTTGGGAATTTGTTTGGTGACGGTAAGTTTGTATACGTTAGGACTATTTAGTTTCTTTCGAATGCCCACGAAGACGGTCTTAAAGGAAATCAAATAA
- a CDS encoding ABC transporter ATP-binding protein, with translation MLEFKNVFKSFHNESETIDVLKNISFRIETGEFVAIIGPSGSGKSTLLGVAAGLDKPDTGVVALDGIDLTKENESNLADLRADKIGFIFQNFQLLPGLNAIENVGIPLYLKSSLTEAEILKKSEKILESVAMSHRATHFPKQLSGGEEQRIAIARSFVNDPKVIFADEPTANLDFKNSKTVLDLLLYRNKEQGTTLVVVTHDPDVAKLADRVLEMKDGEIISDSRNKNNGKKNSSKKLTSKKTTKQKKTTGLVKKVSR, from the coding sequence GTGTTGGAATTTAAAAATGTGTTCAAATCATTTCACAATGAATCGGAAACGATTGATGTGTTGAAAAATATTTCATTTCGCATTGAAACGGGTGAATTTGTAGCGATTATAGGCCCATCAGGATCTGGTAAATCAACACTTCTTGGTGTAGCGGCCGGTCTAGATAAACCAGATACAGGGGTTGTGGCACTAGATGGAATCGATCTCACCAAGGAAAATGAATCCAATTTAGCTGATTTACGTGCAGACAAGATTGGTTTTATCTTTCAAAACTTCCAATTACTCCCTGGTCTCAATGCCATTGAGAATGTAGGGATTCCATTGTACTTAAAATCTTCACTGACTGAGGCAGAGATTTTAAAAAAATCAGAAAAAATTTTAGAATCTGTTGCTATGTCTCACAGAGCCACTCATTTCCCAAAACAGTTGTCAGGTGGAGAAGAACAAAGAATCGCCATTGCAAGAAGTTTTGTCAACGATCCTAAAGTAATTTTTGCAGATGAACCAACTGCCAATTTAGATTTTAAAAATAGTAAAACGGTTTTAGATCTTTTGTTGTACAGAAACAAAGAACAAGGCACCACATTAGTTGTGGTCACTCATGATCCTGATGTAGCAAAACTCGCAGATCGTGTTCTGGAGATGAAAGATGGGGAAATTATTTCGGATTCTCGCAATAAAAATAACGGAAAGAAGAATTCATCCAAAAAACTGACCTCAAAAAAGACCACCAAACAAAAGAAAACGACTGGCCTTGTTAAGAAGGTTAGTAGATGA
- the fcpA gene encoding flagellar coiling protein FcpA — translation MKIIKYLLILQLVSGFSVLFAQTQPANAQDSQAAKDQVDELLKGELVPENDDAELTEDQKKRKKEIMEQESLWKNPDFKGYNKTFQELHQLSKTFANNQFRLALSNYQSGVNTVMKNRDWVEQYRKEEAEKKRLDEKWYWQKVDRKAREERVVYREKMKAKQDALNYFSKAINHLDEIKNPDLRERPEFKRLLSDVYRSWIMAEYDLQNLPQTIPILELYIEIDDNEKEYPAHKYLASAYSFEENMIKKSKGPDDMLFKYRYKKNVHLLRATELKYGKDSPEYKHIVNVINRDEVISVAQ, via the coding sequence ATGAAGATTATTAAGTATCTCCTTATTCTCCAACTGGTGTCCGGCTTCAGTGTGCTTTTCGCACAAACTCAGCCTGCGAACGCTCAAGATAGCCAAGCGGCTAAAGACCAAGTCGACGAACTTCTCAAAGGCGAACTCGTTCCTGAGAATGACGATGCGGAACTTACCGAAGACCAAAAAAAGAGAAAGAAAGAAATTATGGAACAGGAATCTCTTTGGAAGAATCCTGATTTTAAAGGGTATAACAAAACTTTCCAAGAGTTACACCAACTTTCTAAAACTTTCGCAAACAACCAATTCCGATTGGCTCTTTCCAACTACCAATCCGGTGTTAACACCGTTATGAAAAATAGAGATTGGGTAGAGCAGTACCGCAAAGAAGAAGCTGAGAAAAAACGCTTAGATGAAAAATGGTACTGGCAAAAAGTAGATCGCAAAGCAAGAGAAGAACGTGTAGTTTACCGTGAAAAAATGAAAGCGAAACAAGACGCTCTCAACTACTTCTCTAAAGCGATCAATCACCTTGATGAAATTAAAAACCCTGACTTAAGAGAAAGACCTGAGTTCAAAAGACTTCTTTCTGACGTTTATCGTTCTTGGATTATGGCTGAGTATGACCTACAAAATCTTCCTCAAACCATCCCAATTCTTGAACTTTACATCGAAATTGATGATAACGAGAAAGAATACCCTGCTCATAAGTATCTTGCAAGTGCATATAGCTTCGAAGAAAACATGATCAAAAAGTCAAAAGGACCAGATGATATGCTCTTCAAGTATCGTTACAAAAAGAACGTTCACTTATTACGTGCCACTGAGTTAAAATATGGAAAAGATTCTCCTGAATACAAACATATTGTTAACGTAATCAACCGAGATGAGGTTATTTCGGTAGCACAATAA